Below is a window of Dietzia timorensis DNA.
GGTGGCGAACGGACCGTCCTGGACGGTGACCGATTCGCCGACCTCGAACTCGACGACCTCGGCAGCCGCGCCGCCGTCGCCCTCGGTTCCCGCGGCCTCGGACCCGGCAGGGGCGCCCGCCGGCGCCTCGACCTTCGGCATGAGGAACTTCGCGACCTCGGACAACGAAAGCGCAGTCGGACGCGAGGTCGCGCCGACGAAGCCGGTCACACCCGGGGTGTTGCGCACAACGTTCCAGGTCTGGTCGTCGAGATCGATGCGGACGAGCACGTAGCCGGGCAGCACCTTGCGGGTGGCCTTCTTCTTCTCGCCGTTCTTGATCTCGGTGTATTCCTCGGTGGGGACCTCGATCTGGTGGATCTGCTCCTCGACGTCGAGGGTCACCGCACGGGTCTCGAGGTTCTGCTTGACCTTGTTCTCGTAGCCCGCATAGGTGTGGATGACGTACCACTCGCCGGGCAGCTTCTTCAGCTCTCGTTTGAACTTCGCGAGCGCAAGCGCCGGGCTGAGCTCCTCCTCGGGCTCGGCGGCGGTCTCCGCCGCGGCCTCGGCCTCGGAGCCGTCTTCGGCGGCGGACTCGTCGTCCGAAGCGACCATGTCCGGAACCTCGTCGACGGCAGTCTCGGATGCCGGCGCCTCCTCGGCGGGCGGCAGATCGGACCCGGAGAACTGCGCGGCGCCGAACTGGGCGGCGTCGACCTCGGCGGCCTCGGCCTCTACCGGGTCGAGGTTTTCGGCGTTGTCGCCAGTGTTCTCGGTCTCGCTCACGAAACGGTTCCTTCCATCGGCACGTTGACCCTCGTCGGCACCCCGTGCTGGACGTTCTGTCACTAAGTATTGACGAGTATTGCTTGTTTGCTAGCTACGTTACTTGCTCCGCGCGCCTCGCCCCTGCGCAAGCGCGGGGGCCAAATCACCGGCGGGCGCTGACCCCTCCCCTACGGAAGGCGGCCATACGCCCGGCTGTGCGGCTCGCTTTATACGAGTGGATCAGCGGGCGAACGCCCACTCGATCCCCTTGCCCATCCCGAAGTCGACTCCGGAGACGAGCAGCGTCATAAACACGAGGAACAGCAGCACGACGGCCGTGTAGGTGACCATCTGCGAGCGGGTCGGCCAGATGACCTTCTTCAGCTCCGAGCCGACCTGACCCACGTACTGCACCGGGTTCGCCCGCTTGACGGTGGTGTCCTCGGCGTCGTCACCGTCGGTGCGAACGCGGCGCTCGGCCACGTTGCCTCGTCCGGCCTTGCCGGTGGGCACGACGGGATTGTCGGCGCCGCCGACCTTCTTGTCGTCCCTCTCGACGTCGTCGCGATCGTCGCTCACGCGGAAACCTCCGGCTTTCTTACTACCTAATCGGCCCGGGCTCGCACCCGGGGGATGTGGCAGGGGCGACAGGACTCGAACCTGCAACCTGCGGTTTTGGAGACCGCTGCTCTGCCAATTGAGCCACGCCCCTTTGCGTCCACTTCGACTCTACGGCGTCTGCGACCACAGTGTGGTGCAGTAGCGACCGCTCGCCACGGAGCACGCGAGGATCCACTCTACACAATGGACGGAACCGGTCCCAACCGAACGCAGCGCGCCGCGTCTCACGGCTTCACGGTGACCGCGGCCTTGCCATATATTTTCGCCCCGTCGTTCTTCGCCGTGAGCATCACCGTGGTGTACCCGGTCTCGGGATCGGGGTCCTTCACCCGCGCGGACAACACGATGGTCGCCACCCCGTCCATCGGCACCGGGACCGGGTTCGCAAAGCGCACCTCGCTGCGCACGATCTTGTGCGACCCTCCTGCCCAGTCGGCCACCTCCGCGAGCACCCGCGCCCAGGTGAGCATCCCGTGCGCGATGACCCCGTCGAGACCGAGGGCGCGCGCGGCCTCGTCGTCGAGGTGGATGGGATTGTGGTCCCCCGCGGCACGCGCGTAGTCGAGCAGGTCCTGCCGACTCAGCTCGATCGTGCGTTCGGCGAATTCCGAACACTGTGTGCTGCTCATGCCGAACCTCCCCTGTTCTCGTCCGATTCGGGCAGCGCGGACAGCAGCGTCGTGCGCAGCGTCTGCACCGTGGTTCCGCCCGGGTCGCGGACCTCGGTGACGAAGGTGATGAGCCTGCCGCCTGCCGCTTTGCGGATCGATTCGACCGTCGCGCTCGCGGTGTACGTCGTGCCCACCTCGAGCGGATGGGAGGACTCGATGCGCTGCTCGGTGTGCATCGTCCGGGCGAGGTCGATCCCCAGGCGTTCGTCGCCGATGAGTGCATCCTGGACCCCCGCCGTGAGAGGCGCGGCGATCGTGTGGGGCACCTGCTCTCCGCCGTCATCGGAATGGGTGACCGCGGCGAACTCGCGCACCATGACCGGCGTGAGCTCCAGCGGCCCGGAGTCGACGCTGATCCCGACGGGCCCGGGCCCGCCCGCCTCAATGTTCTGCTCGTCCATGGTTGCCAAGTTACCCACCTCGGCGGGCGGGGCTAGGTCCCGGGCGCGCGCGGGGGCGCCGCGCCCATCTTGACCAGCGCGTCGACCCGCTCCCCGATGGGCGGGTGCGTCGCGAATGCGCCGGCGAATTTCGCCGGGTTGAAGAACGCGAGCGCGCCGACGGTCTTGTAGAACTTCTCGGCGCCCTTCTGGTTGTCCGCGCCGGACTGGTAGCTGTAGCCATCGATCTTGGCCAGCGCGCTCGCCATCGCGGTGGGATTGCGGGTGAATCGCACCGCGTTCGCATCGGCCTGCGATTCGCGCTTGCGCGACATGAAGGCGTTGCCGACGCGGGAAAGGATCGGCGCGACGAGCAGGAAGATCAGCGACAACACGATGATGACGATCGCCAGCGGATTGGCCTTGCCGTTATTGCCTCCGCCGCCGCGCCGTCCGTAGAACATGCGCGAGGACAAACCCGCGATGATCCCCACCGTCGACGTCAGCGCGATGAGCCTGGTCATCGCCACCGAGTCGCCGGTGTAGACGTGGCTGAGCTCGTGCGCCATGACCGCCTGGACCTCGGAACGGTCGAGCGTCTGCAGGATCTCCGCCGTGAATACGACGCGGGCGTGGCCCTTACGGTTACTGAGCGCGTAGGCGTTGGCGACCCCGGTGCCGTGCTGAATGTAGACATCGGGCACCTTCATCCCCGAGGCGATCGACATCTCCTCGGCGATGTTGTAGAGCTGCCCGCTGGTTACCCGCTCGTGGTCGCCACCCACAGAGCCCATGACGACGGACGACGAGAGCAGCATGACAAAAGCCAGGATGACTGCGGCGACGACCACTGCGACCCCGCCGTAGAGAAGAAGGTACCGCAGCAGTTCTTCGTTGGTGACATTGCTCGGCAGGGCGACGAAGAGCATCGCCGCGAGGATGGTCAGCGCGAGGAGGAGGAAATTGACCAGCCACGCGACGAATACGCCCCGGCGGAGCCGTTTGAGTTCGGAGGAGAAGGACGCCATCAGAGGTTAACGCGACCTTCGCGCTCTAGAACTGGACGCCGGGCGCGCGACGAGCGGCTTCGTCCTCGACCTCGAAGAGCTCGGCGGCCTTGAAGTTGAACATCCCGGCGAAGATGTTCGACGGGAAGACCTCGCGCTTGGTGTTGTAGGAGTTGACGGCCTCGTTGTAGTGCTGGCGCGCGAACGACACCTTGTTCTCGGTGGTGGCGAGCTCTTCCTGCAGCGACAGGAAGTTCTGGCTCGCCTTGAGGTCCGGGTACTGTTCGGCCACGGCGTTGACGCGAACCATGGCGTCCTTATAAGCGGTTTCCGCAGCCTTCGCATCGCGAACCTCGCCGGTCTCGTGGGCCCGCTGCGCGGCGACACGCGCGTCCGTGACCCGCTGCAGTGTCTCGCTCTCGTGCTTTGCGTAGCCCTTCACGGTCTCGACGAGGTTGGGGATGAGGTCGGCGCGGCGCTGGAGCTGGGTGTCGATCTGCGCCCAGGCCTCCCGCGCGTTGTTCCGCATGCGGACGAGGCCGTTGTACATACCGATGGCGACCGCCACCAATACCACCAACAAGATGATGACGACGATCAGAATCACGAGCCCGGTACCCATGTGGAACTGCCTTTCACCGCACGGAAGTGGTCTACGTCGAACCTAACACGGTCGCCACCTCCCCGTGGGGAATGATCGTTCGCCCCCGGGGCCGCGCAGGCAGCGCCGTGGCGTCTTGATTCGTGCAAATCAGTAGTTGACATCAGGCGATGTCTACATAAGACTGAAACACGTGTCACCCGACGCACGACTCGCCCCGGGCGCGCCGTCCACACCGGCTACGGCAAGGAGCTGTTCATGGACACCGAGAACGACAGGATGTCGGACGAAATTCTCGACGTCGCGGTAATCGGCGCGGGGTTCGGCGGCATCTGCACCGCCAAGCGGCTGCTCGACGAGGGCACCACGAACTTTCTCGTCTTCGACCGCGCCACGGAGGTCGGCGGCACCTGGCAGGCGAACACCTACCCGGGCGCGCAGTGCGATATCCCGGCGGCGCTGTACTCGTTCTCCTTCGCCCAGAAGCCCGACTGGTCGCGTCTCTATCCCCTGCAGCCGGAGCTGCTTTCCTACCTGCGCGAGGTGTGCGAGACGTTCGGCATCGAGCCCCATCTGCGGCTCGGCCACGAGATCCTCGACATGCGTTGGGACGAAACCGGTCAGCACTGGACGCTCGCGACCTCCGAGGGCACGTGGCGGGCGCGCGTGGTCGTCGGCGCGTTCGGCCCGTTCAGCGAACCGTCGACGCCGAGGTTCGAGGGCCTCGACGACTTCGAGGGCACCGTCCTGCACTCCGCGCGCTGGGACCACACCAAAGACTGGAGCGGCAAGCGTATCGGGGTCATCGGCACGGGTGCCTCGGGCGTGCAGATCATTCCGCAGGCGGTGCGCGTGGGCAGCTCGCTCACCGTTTTCCAGCGCACCCCGACGTGGATCTTCCCGCACCCCGATCAGCCAATCCCCTCCGCGCTGCAGAACCTCTTCGCGCGCGTCCCCGCCACCCAGCGGGCGCTGCGCCGCACCGTCGACGTCGTCCTCGAGTCCATGGTCTACGGCCTCGTGTTCCGCCCGGCCATGCTCAAGGGGATGGAGGCCATCGCGAAGGCGCACCTGCGGCGCCAGGTTCCCGATCCGGAACTGCGCGAAAAGCTCACCCCGGACTACATGTTCGGCTGCAAACGGCCGACGTTCTCGAATGCCTACTTCCCCGCCATGGCGGATGCGAAGACCGACGTCATCACCGAACCGATCCGGCGGATCGTGCCCACCGGCGTCGAGACCGCGGACGGCACGGTCCACGAACTCGATGTCCTCGTGCTCGCGACGGGGTTCACGGTCTCCGGGCATCCGTTCTTTTCCCGCGTTCATGACGCCGGAGGCCGCTCCCTCGCCGAGAGCTGGGATCCCACGCCCCTGTGCTACCTGGGCACCGCGGCGGCCGGATTCCCCAACCTGTTCCAGATCCTCGGCCCGAACGCGGCGACGTACACCTCGATGGTCGTCGTCATCGAGGCGCAGGTCGACTACATCATCAGCGCGCTGCGGGAGATGAAGGCGAACGGGTTGACGAGCCTCGAGGTGCGCGGCGACGCGGTGGAGCGGTTCGTCGACGAGATCGACACCAAGCTGTCGCGCTCGGTGTGGAACGTCGGCGGATGCGCGTCCTATTACATCGACGCCACCGGCCGGAACATCGCCTGGT
It encodes the following:
- a CDS encoding LemA family protein — protein: MGTGLVILIVVIILLVVLVAVAIGMYNGLVRMRNNAREAWAQIDTQLQRRADLIPNLVETVKGYAKHESETLQRVTDARVAAQRAHETGEVRDAKAAETAYKDAMVRVNAVAEQYPDLKASQNFLSLQEELATTENKVSFARQHYNEAVNSYNTKREVFPSNIFAGMFNFKAAELFEVEDEAARRAPGVQF
- a CDS encoding M48 family metalloprotease, with translation MASFSSELKRLRRGVFVAWLVNFLLLALTILAAMLFVALPSNVTNEELLRYLLLYGGVAVVVAAVILAFVMLLSSSVVMGSVGGDHERVTSGQLYNIAEEMSIASGMKVPDVYIQHGTGVANAYALSNRKGHARVVFTAEILQTLDRSEVQAVMAHELSHVYTGDSVAMTRLIALTSTVGIIAGLSSRMFYGRRGGGGNNGKANPLAIVIIVLSLIFLLVAPILSRVGNAFMSRKRESQADANAVRFTRNPTAMASALAKIDGYSYQSGADNQKGAEKFYKTVGALAFFNPAKFAGAFATHPPIGERVDALVKMGAAPPRAPGT
- the hadA gene encoding (3R)-hydroxyacyl-ACP dehydratase subunit HadA, giving the protein MDEQNIEAGGPGPVGISVDSGPLELTPVMVREFAAVTHSDDGGEQVPHTIAAPLTAGVQDALIGDERLGIDLARTMHTEQRIESSHPLEVGTTYTASATVESIRKAAGGRLITFVTEVRDPGGTTVQTLRTTLLSALPESDENRGGSA
- the secE gene encoding preprotein translocase subunit SecE, which produces MSDDRDDVERDDKKVGGADNPVVPTGKAGRGNVAERRVRTDGDDAEDTTVKRANPVQYVGQVGSELKKVIWPTRSQMVTYTAVVLLFLVFMTLLVSGVDFGMGKGIEWAFAR
- a CDS encoding MaoC/PaaZ C-terminal domain-containing protein — protein: MSSTQCSEFAERTIELSRQDLLDYARAAGDHNPIHLDDEAARALGLDGVIAHGMLTWARVLAEVADWAGGSHKIVRSEVRFANPVPVPMDGVATIVLSARVKDPDPETGYTTVMLTAKNDGAKIYGKAAVTVKP
- the nusG gene encoding transcription termination/antitermination protein NusG; protein product: MSETENTGDNAENLDPVEAEAAEVDAAQFGAAQFSGSDLPPAEEAPASETAVDEVPDMVASDDESAAEDGSEAEAAAETAAEPEEELSPALALAKFKRELKKLPGEWYVIHTYAGYENKVKQNLETRAVTLDVEEQIHQIEVPTEEYTEIKNGEKKKATRKVLPGYVLVRIDLDDQTWNVVRNTPGVTGFVGATSRPTALSLSEVAKFLMPKVEAPAGAPAGSEAAGTEGDGGAAAEVVEFEVGESVTVQDGPFATLPASISEVDTTSRKLKVLVSIFGRETPVELGFNQVDKL
- a CDS encoding flavin-containing monooxygenase; this translates as MDTENDRMSDEILDVAVIGAGFGGICTAKRLLDEGTTNFLVFDRATEVGGTWQANTYPGAQCDIPAALYSFSFAQKPDWSRLYPLQPELLSYLREVCETFGIEPHLRLGHEILDMRWDETGQHWTLATSEGTWRARVVVGAFGPFSEPSTPRFEGLDDFEGTVLHSARWDHTKDWSGKRIGVIGTGASGVQIIPQAVRVGSSLTVFQRTPTWIFPHPDQPIPSALQNLFARVPATQRALRRTVDVVLESMVYGLVFRPAMLKGMEAIAKAHLRRQVPDPELREKLTPDYMFGCKRPTFSNAYFPAMADAKTDVITEPIRRIVPTGVETADGTVHELDVLVLATGFTVSGHPFFSRVHDAGGRSLAESWDPTPLCYLGTAAAGFPNLFQILGPNAATYTSMVVVIEAQVDYIISALREMKANGLTSLEVRGDAVERFVDEIDTKLSRSVWNVGGCASYYIDATGRNIAWFPGFFRQFRARTRRIFLPDFVLGAGSDVAEDTSIDPTETKEPSRP